The Lycium ferocissimum isolate CSIRO_LF1 chromosome 8, AGI_CSIRO_Lferr_CH_V1, whole genome shotgun sequence DNA segment AATTTTGATCTTGTGATATCTGACTAAGTACGTTTAgccttcaattaattgaaggtaTATTGACTAGTTTACCCTTCATTCCTGCttatacatgtttttttttttcttaaactattAGCTAAAGGTTGGATTATTTACTGCTTTATCAAAACAACAATATAAAGATTGGAGTTTTGCTGTTTCTGAATGGTATAAACGTTTTGtaatttgtaaaaaaattaCTATTAATTTAGTGAAGATGATTTTTGTTGGGCATTGATCTTTGTagcttttcttaaattttagcTAAAGGGTGGATTTTTACTGCTTAAAAAAATGGTTGGATTTTTACAGCTTCTGAGTGATACAAAGGTTTTGAAGTTGTTAAAAATTGTACTCCTAAATGTTACTAAAGGTGGATTATTGTAGGACGTTAACGTTTCCAACAGGATTATATCTTAGTTATAGTTGTCCTAAAATTTAGCTAAAGGTTGGATTTTTACTGTTTAGGTTTACTAGCAtttttagtccctcaattatTGATATAGTCTAACTTTGATCTTTTGATATCTAACTAAGCACATTTAACCTTTTAATTGGAGGTATATTGACTAGTTAACCCTTGGTTCATGCTTATATATGTTGACTGCaactatttttcttaaattaaattagttaAAGGTTGGATTATTTACTTTTTAGGTTTAATAGCATTTTTAGTCCTTCAATTATTGATATAGTCTAACTTTGATCTTGTAAGCACGTTTAACCTTTTAATCGAAGGTATATTGACCAGTTTAGCCTTCATTGCTGCTACTGTAACTCTTTTTCTTAAATTGATTAGCTAAGGGTTGGATTATTTACTGTTTAGGTTTAATGGTATTTTTAGTCCGTCAATTATtgataaattctaattttgatcTTTTGATATCTGACTaagcacatttaaccttcaattaattgaagtgaattgaaggTATATTGACTAGTTTACCCTTCATTCctgcttatattttttttttttttcttaaactattAGCTAAAGGTTGGATTATTTACTGCTTTATCAAAAGAACAATAGATAGATTGGAGTTTTGCTGTTTCTGAATGGTATATAGGTTTTGTAAATTGTAAAAAATTAGTAATAATTTAGTGAAGATGATTATAGTTGGGCATTGATCTTTGTagcttttcttaaattttagcTAAAGGGTGGATTTTTACTGCTAAAAAAATGGTTGGATTTTACAAAGGTTTTGAAGTTGTTAAACATTATACTCCTAAATGTTACTAAAGGTGGATTATTGTAGGACGTTAAGGTTTCGAACAGGATTATACCTTAGTTATAGTTGTCCTAAAATTTAGCTAAAGTTTGGATTTTTAATGCTTTATCTCTAAcctccaaaaaaagaaagaaaaggctgAATATTTTACTGCTGCCGAGGttataaagtagttaaaaaaaattaaaattttactgAAGTTGATTATTTTAGGAGGTTAAGATTTCAAACAGGAATATATGTTAGTTGTAGTTTTCCTAAATTCTTAGCTAAAGTTAGGTTTTGCTGCTTCTGAATGCTGCAAAGGTTCTGAAAATATAGAAAGCCAATGTTTTTGCTGAGGTGATTGTTGCAGGAGATAAGCTTTATAAAGATGATTGGTTTTAACTTCTATGTATAAGTGCAAAGGTAAATACTGTACTGCTTTAAACTGAAATTTTTGTTCTTCGAGTGTGGCTGTAGAACTTACAGAACCAAAATAAAGTCTTAATGGGATTGAAGATCTAGAATTAATTTGTATAAAGATCGACTGAAAAAAGGTCGTAAGGGGAAGATTATGTTGGCAACCTATGCTTGTGGCCTTGTGGGTTGTGCAGGCTATTTGTTAAATTGGTCGAGGTGCGCATAAGCTAGCTGTTAAACCATAgaattaaaaagggaaaaaatgtaGACCGAGTCTAGAATGAATTTGGACCCTTCAAAGTTAGACATTAATTTGTAACCAGCCTTATATTCTTGTATTAGCTTTTGTTTGTaatttaagttttaattttctCTGCAGTTTAAACTCTTTCAGTAAAGCTATCATTTTTTCCCAAAACCCGGAGCCGGAATTTAAGCTTGAATTAAGGAGAAGTGGTGGTGTGGCGCTTAAAATAATTTAAGTGCTTTCTATCTCAACTTAAAGATGGCTGCTTCTACTGAGTGTGACAAGCCCTCTACATAAGAAAATGTCTGGGAGGAAGGCTAAGACTTCTGAGGTGTGTCAAAAGCTCAAGGAAATCCATCCATGGGCTGATGACACCTTGATTGTGGATGTCATGGCTGGCGTAAATGATTTCAGTACGGCCTTAACATTGTTGGAAGCAATGGTGTCTCCCGATAATGGATTTGATATTGACAAACCCTTGTCTGGTTGGGCTGCATTTGACCTTAATGAGAGACTGAAGCAACAAGATATTGAGCCAGAGCCTGAAAGAGAAACCTTCCCTCACTTATCCGTTCCTGCCACTTCATTAAGTGATCCATCTCAAAGCATTGGAGCAATGCTAGAGAAGCCTTTTTCATCCGTGCTGGTACCATCTGTAAGTTTTCCATCTTTACTGGCTAAGAAAGGGTCTGATGCAAATCTTATACAAGTTGGCAATTCTCGTCTCAGCCAGAGTGATGGTTTTATCAAAGAAAGAGATTTTCATGAGTTGTGTCAAAAGCTCAAGGAAATCCATCCATGGGCTGATGACACCTTGATTGTGGATGTCATGGCTGGCGTAAATGATTTCAGTACGGCCTTAACATTGTTGGAAGCAATGGTGTCTCCTGATAATGGATTTGATATTGACAAATCCTTGACTGGTTGGGCTGGATTTGACCTTAATGAGAGACTGAAGCAACAAGATATTGAGCCAGAGCCTGAAAGAGAAACCTTCCCTCACTTATCCATTCCTGCCACTTCATTAAGTGATCCATCTCAAAGCATTGGAGCAATGCTGGAGAAGCCTTTTCTATCCATGCTGGTACCATCTGTAAGTTCTCCATCTTTAATGGCTAATAAAGGGTCTGATGCAAATCTTATACAAGTTGGCAATTCTCGTCTCAGCCAGAGTGATGGTTTTATCAAAGAAAGAGATATTCATGAGGTGTGTCAAAAGCTTAAGGAAATCCATCCATGGGCTGATGACACCTTGATTGTGGATGTCATGGCTGATGTAAATGATTTCAGTACGGCCTTAACATTGTTGGAAGCAATGGTATCTCCTGATAATGGATTTGATATTGACAAATCCTTGACTGGTTGGGCTGCGTTTGACCTTAATGAGAGACTGAAGCAACAAGATATTGAGCCAGAGCCTGAAAGAGAAACCTTCCCTCACTTATCCGTTCCTGCCACTTCATTAAGTGATCCATCTCAAAGCATTGGAGCAATGCTGGAGAAGCCTTTTCCATCCATGCTGGTACCATCTGTAAGTTCTCCATCTTTAATGGCTAATAAAGGGTCTGATGCAAATCTTATACAAGTTGGCAATTCTCGTCTCAGCCAGAGTGATGGTTTTATCAAAGAAAGAGATTTTCATGAGGTGTGTCAAAAGCTTAAGGAAATCCATCCATGGGCTGATGACACCTTGATTGTGGATGTCATGGCTGATGTAAATGATTTCAGTACGGCCTTAACATTGTTGGAAGCAATGGTATCTCCTGATAATGGATTTGATATTGACAAATCCTTGACTGGTTGGGCTGCGTTTGACCTTAATGAGAGACTGAAGCAACAAGATATTGAGCCAGAGCCTGAAAGAGAAACCTTCCCTCACTTATCCGTTCCTGCCACTTCATTAAGTGATCCATCTCAAAGCATTGGAGCAATGCTGGAGAAGCCTTTTCCATCCATGCTGGTACCATCTGTAAGTTCTCCATCTTTAATGGCTAATAAAGGGTCTGATGCAAATCTTATACAAGTTGGCAATTCTCGTCTCAGCCAGAGTGATGGTTTTATCAAAGAAAGAGATATTCATGAGGTGTGTCAAAAACTTAAGGAAATCCATCCATGGGCTGATGACACCTTGATTGTGGATGTCATGGCTGATGTAAATGATTTCAGTACGGCCTTAACATTGTTGGAAGCAATGGTATCTCCTGATAATGGATTTGATATTGACAAATCCTTGACTCCAAAAGAAGCAGATACTCCCTCCATGCAAAAGCTTAGAGAAGTAGACACAGATACTGAAGGAGTGAAGTCTAGTAATAAGGATTCTTTTACGACCACCAGTAAATTTGCTGCTACAGACAGCATGAATCTAGACGAATTGAGCAATGCACTTGCTAAGTGTCTTCAGAGCAACAGTCGAGAACTAATAAGCAACTGTGTTTCTCATGAGAACAAACTTCATTTTGATGGAGCAGTGGGGAGTATGATGTTTGTACCGGTTGAGCCTGAGTGGGAAGAGGATGATATTTACTCGATCCATCGGAAGGACGCCATGAAGATGACAAGGTAGGTTTTACTTGTACTTGTCCATAGGCGTTTACCTTTTGAATGATAATATGATTGAATGGCTATTTCTTTGCTTCCGtgctttttatttcatttaagaTTGCAAAGATAGTTTATACTGAAGACGAGGACAAAATATACTAGCAAAGGGTCAAGCATTGGCTGGGTTTTGTTCAGGCCAGTAACTTGATTGAGAAACCAAAATCATTATGATTTTCACCAAATGATTAAAACCCTGATTCAAAAATTTGAACCATGCCCCAATTTGAGGAGTCAAAAAGAGATAAG contains these protein-coding regions:
- the LOC132067990 gene encoding uncharacterized protein LOC132067990, whose product is MSGRKAKTSEVCQKLKEIHPWADDTLIVDVMAGVNDFSTALTLLEAMVSPDNGFDIDKPLSGWAAFDLNERLKQQDIEPEPERETFPHLSVPATSLSDPSQSIGAMLEKPFSSVLVPSVSFPSLLAKKGSDANLIQVGNSRLSQSDGFIKERDFHELCQKLKEIHPWADDTLIVDVMAGVNDFSTALTLLEAMVSPDNGFDIDKSLTGWAGFDLNERLKQQDIEPEPERETFPHLSIPATSLSDPSQSIGAMLEKPFLSMLVPSVSSPSLMANKGSDANLIQVGNSRLSQSDGFIKERDIHEVCQKLKEIHPWADDTLIVDVMADVNDFSTALTLLEAMVSPDNGFDIDKSLTGWAAFDLNERLKQQDIEPEPERETFPHLSVPATSLSDPSQSIGAMLEKPFPSMLVPSVSSPSLMANKGSDANLIQVGNSRLSQSDGFIKERDFHEVCQKLKEIHPWADDTLIVDVMADVNDFSTALTLLEAMVSPDNGFDIDKSLTGWAAFDLNERLKQQDIEPEPERETFPHLSVPATSLSDPSQSIGAMLEKPFPSMLVPSVSSPSLMANKGSDANLIQVGNSRLSQSDGFIKERDIHEVCQKLKEIHPWADDTLIVDVMADVNDFSTALTLLEAMVSPDNGFDIDKSLTPKEADTPSMQKLREVDTDTEGVKSSNKDSFTTTSKFAATDSMNLDELSNALAKCLQSNSRELISNCVSHENKLHFDGAVGSMMFVPVEPEWEEDDIYSIHRKDAMKMTRSAAQHSKAASEAYRRGDHVSAQHFSLKAKEERVVANRLNSEAAKKILIARNCKNDQWTLDLHGLHATEAVQAVQEHLQKIESQMTQNGATHVNQVNLFESAGRIDVNLFESAGRIDVENENKVSLLNKQRPAFLEVITGRGIHSRGQPALPTFIRSFLIENGYRYEERRPGVITVRPKFRPR